Proteins encoded in a region of the Hypomesus transpacificus isolate Combined female chromosome 17, fHypTra1, whole genome shotgun sequence genome:
- the tufm gene encoding elongation factor Tu, mitochondrial, translating to MAALVGLRACLSAFQLSSPGLLNSSFKLCTVPLSRRTFAAEAKKTYARDKPHVNIGTIGHVDHGKTTLTAAITKVLAEAGGARYKKYEDIDNAPEEKARGITINASHVEYTTANRHYAHTDCPGHADYVKNMITGTSQLDGCILVVAATDGQMPQTREHLLLARQIGVEHVVVFVNKADAVEDKEMLELVELEIRELLTEFGYDGENTPVIIGSALCALESRQPDLGVNAVMQLLDVVDNYVPLPKRELDKPFLLPIEGVYSIPGRGTVVSGTLERGVIKKGDECEFVGHNRVFKSVVTGIEMFHQSLDRAEAGDNLGALVRGVKREDMRRGMVMSKPGSIQPHQKVKAQVYVLSKEEGGRHKPFVTNFMPVMFSLTWDMTCRVTLPGDKEMVMPGEDTSLTLTLRQPMVLEKGQRFTLRDGNKTIGTGLVTDILTKTDDDNANWG from the exons ATGGCGGCGCTCGTGGGGCTTCGTGCATGTCTCTCCG CCTTTCAGCTCTCCTCACCAGGTCTACTAAACAGCTCTTTTAAACTG TGTACTGTGCCACTTAGTAGACGGACCTTTGCAGCAGAAGCCAAGAAAACCTATGCGAGAGACAAGCCTCATGTGAACATTGGCACTATTGGTCATGTTGACCACGGCAAGACCACGCTAACGGCTGCCATTACCAAAG TGCTGGCGGAGGCTGGAGGAGCTCGCTACAAGAAGTATGAGGACATTGACAATGCTCCTGAGGAGAAGGCTCGCGGCATCACGATCAATGCTTCCCATGTGGAGTATACCACAGCCAACAGACACTACGCACACACTGACTGCCCTGGCCATGCTGACTATGTCAAG AACATGATCACAGGCACCTCTCAGCTGGACGGGTGTATCCTGGTGGTAGCTGCCACAGATGGCCAGATGCCACAGACACGAGAGCACCTCCTGCTGGCCAGGCAGATCGGCGTGGAGCACGTGGTGGTGTTTGTGAACAAGGCCGATGCTGTGGAAGACAAGGAGATGCTGGAGCTGGTGGAGCTGGAGATCAGGGAGCTGCTCACTGAGTTTGGCTATGATGGTGAAAACACGCCGGTCATCATCGGCTCCGCCCTGTGTGCTCTTGAG AGCAGGCAACCTGACCTGGGGGTAAATGCTGTGATGCAGCTGCTGGATGTGGTGGATAACTATGTCCCTCTGCCTAAAAGAGAGCTGGATAAACCGTTCCTGCTGCCTATAGAGGGCGTCTACTCTATCCCAG GCAGAGGCACGGTGGTGTCAGGCACTCTGGAGAGGGGGGTTATCAAGAAGGGGGATGAGTGTGAGTTTGTTGGACACAATCGAGTCTTCAAGTCTGTGGTAACAG gtaTTGAGATGTTCCACCAATCCCTGGACCGGGCTGAGGCCGGGGACAACCTGGGTGCTCTAGTCCGGGGCGTTAAGAGAGAGGACATGAGGAGGGGCATGGTCATGAGCAAACCTGGCTCTATTCAGCCCCACCAGAAGGTCAAGGCCCAG GTGTATGTTTTAAgtaaggaggaaggagggagacacaAGCCGTTTGTCACCAACTTCATGCCTGTCATGTTCTCTCTGACCTGGGACATGACTTGcagggtgaccctaccaggagACAAG GAGATGGTGATGCCTGGAGAAgacacctctctcacactcactcttcGCCAGCCGATGGTTCTGGAAAAGGGTCAGAGATTCACTCTGAGAGATGGAAACAAAACCATCGGCACAGGTCTGGTCACAGACATATTGACGAAAACAGACGATGATAATGCCAACTGGGgttga
- the kcnj12b gene encoding LOW QUALITY PROTEIN: ATP-sensitive inward rectifier potassium channel 12 (The sequence of the model RefSeq protein was modified relative to this genomic sequence to represent the inferred CDS: inserted 1 base in 1 codon): protein MSVGRAPRYSIVSTEEEGLHLGTMPAVGNGFGKIHTRSKCRSRFVNKNGQCNVRFSHMNEKSQRYISDIFTTCVDIRWRYMFVVFSLVFVVSWLVFGXAFWVIALLHGDMENPGGGDGFIPCVLQVNSFVAAFLFSVETQTTIGYGFRCVTEECPAAVFMVVFQSIMGCIIDSFMIGAIMAKMARPKKRAETLLFSHNAIVAMRDGKLCLMWRVGNLRKSHVVEAHVRAQFIQPRVTEEGEYIPLDQIDVNVGYDKGIDRIFLVSPLTILHEIDEESPLFGISKQDLETSDFEIVVIMEGMVEATAMTAQARTSYVSSEILWGHRFEPVVFEEKNRYKVDYAHFHKTFEVPSTPQCSAKDMMESKSLTPSANSFCYENELAFISRDEEQEGEAEVEDGNMVAELERLQANTEHDQRLFRRESEI, encoded by the exons ATGAGCGTGGGCAGGGCGCCTCGCTACAGCATCGTGTCCACTGAAGAAGAAGGTCTGCACCTCGGCACCATGCCCGCTGTGGGGAACGGCTTCGGGAAGATTCACACTCGCAGCAAGTGCCGCAGTCGCTTCGTCAACAAGAACGGGCAGTGCAATGTCCGCTTCTCACACATGAATGAAAAATCCCAGCGCTACATATCTGATATCTTCACCACGTGCGTGGACATTCGCTGGCGCTACATGTTTGTAGTATTCAGCCTCGTCTTCGTGGTGTCCTGGCTAGTTTTTG CTGCCTTCTGGGTTATTGCCCTGCTACACGGTGATATGGAAAATCCCGGGGGTGGTGATGGCTTTATTCCTTGTGTCTTACAAGTCAATAGTTTTGTGGCTGCTTTCCTGTTCTCGGTTGAGACCCAGACCACCATCGGCTATGGTTTCCGCTGTGTGACCGAGGAGTGCCCAGCTGCCGTATTCATGGTGGTCTTCCAGTCCATCATGGGCTGCATTATTGACTCATTCATGATTGGCGCCATCATGGCTAAAATGGCGCGGCCCAAGAAGAGGGCTGAGACGCTGCTGTTCAGCCACAACGCCATTGTCGCCATGCGGGACGGGAAGCTGTGCCTGATGTGGAGAGTGGGGAACCTCAGGAAGAGCCATGTGGTGGAAGCTCACGTCCGGGCCCAGTTCATCCAGCCTCGAGTCACAGAAGAAGGAGAGTACATCCCGCTGGACCAAATTGACGTCAACGTAGGATATGACAAAGGCATTGACCGCATCTTCTTGGTCTCGCCCCTTACAATACTGCATGAGATTGACGAAGAAAGCCCTCTATTTGGCATCAGCAAACAGGACTTGGAGACCTCAGACTTTGAGATTGTGGTGATAATGGAAGGGATGGTTGAAGCCACAGCTATGACGGCGCAGGCTCGCACTTCCTACGTGTCTTCAGAGATCCTGTGGGGTCATCGCTTCGAGCCGGTCGTCTTTGAAGAGAAGAACCGCTACAAAGTGGATTATGCTCATTTCCACAAGACCTTCGAGGTGCCATCAACCCCCCAGTGCAGTGCCAAGGACATGATGGAGAGCAAGTCTTTAACACCCAGTGCCAACTCCTTCTGTTATGAGAATGAGCTAGCTTTCATTAGCAgggatgaggagcaggagggagaggctgaAGTGGAGGATGGGAACATGGTAGCAGAGCTGGAGAGACTACAGGCTAACACGGAACATGACCAGAGGTTGTTTCGTAGAGAATCTGAAATATGA
- the LOC124479772 gene encoding nuclear mitotic apparatus protein 1 produces MFSKQKGQKAMFHPKTNRQNQKRRRCVDPPVSQDCGSAKMAVTGGGEQSGSSSRKSSSCSSSTGCLGMSDRRSSTVARLDKTPAPAGRNQKGQQHVREGRLLSSRWDPPAVSTFHLPAHSGTSCSSVSHLDQCSTPDADCLDSRTVERGSSSLENTAPDVQQRSPHSSGLGDMFSRTEQCEGDETNLSSELTSSSAPPANTTRQTCYNRLPHSKKQPELLSFKKGWMTRLYEDGQWRKHWFVLTDQILRFYRDSVAEEAADMDGEINLSSCYDITDYPAQRNYGFQIHTEEGVCTLCALTAGIRRSWVQAVMKTVRPFVNPDVTSSNPDQSAPLRSQVPKYKGPQPVEGAEKTVQPKSCGLDCCPERRLKPFDGTETSLKQVQREDLSRGRRGTSGAGGSPPCPVSSQGFSSTSSSFQCLRDIALLEASPITKSTETGVTETLKYGGTEKKVEVDSFESTPELSNDNPPGVQLEMEVETTPLREERPEPVEERANRSSKQLVKELEKTQLELTRVQQRNHNLQEQIQEERGRYFREVHLLQNGLLSSPNSPSSAQASAFQRLQKLNQDLRFELEAQRRCQEDACEAELRTRAELLALQAQVLSSSEASALACCAKVEQEHQSSQEQWQEMEGCGTSLQMQQVNSEKLSAAPHALQQEALCLREQLREASTKLCANEKAQAEKEEHLQKHLRLLQESQDRERRILAAGLAQAECRAQHLQEQLDRAEQQVEIFRKGHTSVMGVVEVEQQLQEELTRTVVAVGVLQEERAQLKQHCQKLQKQLSEADRQVSKLQSRLETEETDYYNLEHSYERACEELQIAEGQARDREAVACDVREGYESILDRKERELSEILVKMAALGNSLEETERKLSEVMEGCSCASSVVDTKSLEQKGKKQQVTGSLFRVTDNRLITSSSLRAWETQTSPHINCPDEEHVDGSKSGIECSRDPPSPVDQHIVAAGDDPDSFMSVIKGLENKLYMTEEKLRDLTQRLKEPQGRWSSTDPHLQSQLTQSQATAQRLSLLLHNQAKQSRTFALETERRTRMLEGQLQAALASVQTCQETLTSLLRNCGKSNTKTDSALYEFEMQLVAAAVCLRQGGVVTEDQQRECCRFYKEREELIDYKISPEGNGLGSGPYKFPHSLLSEDGMEPFGQLLTLEASIMERMVSILQSQNISHGLADLLLTVDEADVAQMYKSVLLRRNAIEEEERIQIRESEQEMIESSIHRVCTRAELTYLALKLLRRYEDGLKGDLKADDSSTAHLQQDFESCSVSDELPSTHMSPADISPPELAPYEEHMQLKASSLEEDVREKLQNRDTAIFCKGKAEKQHGWVESLAAQLQRRATVLQQLCQKISKPKISNVEHASVDDSVTISYPLEQVLVQLHITYVVFRLFTDYEIELQHCKTENKNLQSLFHEEQLALQEERQNFSYCLSCLQMDNNTLRESLELANIKRMAVESETQQKITVLLADIDSIEDRHESQVQKLEEVFQRKLRELQQIHEDEMKGLHRQHSQSGLSPGSALHADKLEVEGHQLLVSTMKQQISDFETQVNTITKKLQCNYLEGDEVAMREACEKYLETVKASCEQGYTAMVEVYQRIVGDLQWRHQLEVATILKERDRLLKEETSATVAGKTSPLSPLVAIEAMKKAHKEDIRRSHQSPNSSVSSDIRTLRAQYEEELQLLQRELEVLSEQYSQKCLENSQISQALESEREALLLLRDNQELRSQKQALNQRPKTKTEQEVSGEQTGTEYQDKAYVTDKLKALYNELSDTPGLTPGLTPGLTPGLTPGLTPGLTLRGVSTGRGVSLEETQVRPTAAPEYDTGTSKSNSDFLEKENTLSRQISGSLKEGLSPRESVQLFESLE; encoded by the exons CAGGACAGAGCAGTGTGAAGGAGATGAGACCAACCTCTCCTCAGAGCTGACATCTTCTTCTGCTCCCCCTGCCAACACAACACGgcaaacttgctacaacagacTTCCCCACAGCAAGAAACAA CCTGAACTACTTAGCTTCAAAAAGGGATGGATGACAAGATTGTATGAAGATGGGCAG TGGAGGAAACACTGGTTTGTCCTGACTGACCAAATCCTGAGATTTTACAGAGACTCTGTCGCCGAAGAG GCAGCAGATATGGATGGCGAGATAAATTTGTCCTCTTGTTATGACATCACGGACTACCCAGCTCAGAGAAATTATGGGTTCCAGATCCAT ACTGAAGAGGGAGTGTGCACGTTGTGTGCACTAACAGCTGGGATACGACGCAGCTGGGTGCAAGCGGTGATGAAGACTGTGAGGCCCTTTGTCAACCCAGATGTTACCAG CTCTAACCCAGACCAAAGTGCTCCACTGCGATCACAAGTTCCGAAATACAAAGGGCCGCAACCAGTGGAGGGAGCTGAGAAAACTGTGCAGCCGAAGAGCTGTGGTTTAGACTGTTgcccagagaggaggttgaaacCCTTTGACGGGACAGAGACGAGCCTCAAACAGGTCCAGCGGGAGGACCTGAGCAGAGGGAGACGAGGGACCTCTGGGGCCGGCGGCTCACCACCCTGCCCTGTGTCTTCACAAGgattctcctccaccagctcatCATTTCAGTGTCTCAGAGATATTGCATTGCTAGAGGCTTCACCTATTACCAAGTCTACAGAGACag GTGTGACAGAAACACTTAAATATGGCGGTACTGAAAAAAAGGTTGAGGTTGATAGCTTTGAATCTACACCAGAGCTATCCAATGACAATCCCCCCGgagttcagctggagatggaggTAGAGACTACGCccttgagagaagagagacctgaaccggtggaggagagagcaaaTCGATCCTCTAAACAGCTAGTCAAagag TTGGAGAAGACACAGCTGGAGTTGaccagagttcaacagaggaatCATAACTTGCAAGAACAAATacaagaagagagaggacgCTATTTTAGGGAGGTACACCTTCTGCAG AATGGCCTGCTGTCATCTCCCAATTCACCCTCTTCAGCACAAGCTAGTGCCTTTCAGCGGCTACAGAAACTGAACCAAGATTTGCGGTTTGAGCTGGAGGCTCAGAGGCGATGTCAGGAGGACGCGTGTGAGGCGGAGCTAAGAACAAGGGCTGAGTTGTTAGCTCTGCAGGCACAGGTGTTGAGTAGCAGTGAGGCTTCAGCGCTCGCATGCTGCGCCAAGGTGGAGCAGGAACATCAGAGCTCTCAGGAACAGTggcaggagatggagggctgTGGAACTTCACTGCAAATGCAGCAGGTCAATAGTGAGAAACTCAGTGCGGCACCTCATGCCCTCCAGCAGGAGGCGCTGTGTCTTAGGGAACAACTGCGAGAGGCGTCAACAAAACTGTGTGCCAATGAGAAGGCACAGGCGGAGAAGGAGGAGCATCTACAGAAACACCTCAGATTACTGCAGGAGAGCCAGGATAGGGAGAGGAGAATCCTAGCTGCTGGTTTGGCACAGGCTGAGTGTCGTGCTCAAcacctgcaggagcagctggaTAGGGCGGAGCAGCAGGTGGAGATCTTCAGGAAGGGACATACGTCGGTCATGGGAGTTGTAGAAGTAGAACAACAGCTTCAAGAGGAGCTAACCCGCACAGTAGTTGCAGTGGGCGTGctacaggaggagagggctcaGCTCAAGCAACACTGCCAAAAGTTACAGAAGCAGCTTTCCGAGGCTGATAGACAGGTGAGCAAGCTGCAGAGCCgtctggagacagaggagacggaCTACTACAACCTGGAGCACTCTTACGAAAGGGCCTGTGAGGAGCTTCAGATAGCCGAGGGGCAGGCACGAGACAGGGAAGCTGTGGCATGTGATGTCAGGGAAGGCTACGAGAGCATTCTGGACAGGAAAGAACGAGAGCTAAGCGAAATTCTAGTTAAGATGGCAGCCTTAGGTAACAGCCTTGAAGAGACGGAAAGGAAGCTAAGTGAGGTAATGGAAGGATGCAGCTGTGCCTCCTCTGTAGTGGACACAAAGTCTTTAGAGCAGAAGGGTAAAAAACAACAAGTAACAGGGTCTCTGTTTAGAGTGACTGATAACAGACTGATCACATCCAGCAGTCTGAGAGCGTGGGAAACCCAGACGTCTCCCCACATCAACTGTCCTGATGAAGAACATGTAGATGGCAGCAAGTCTGGCATCGAGTGCTCCAGAGATCCTCCCTCTCCCGTTGACCAGCACATTGTTGCTGCAGGGGACGACCCAGATAGTTTCATGTCTGTCATAAAGGGCCTTGAGAACAAGCTATATATGACAGAGGAGAAGCTGAGAGATTTAACCCAAAGACTGAAGGAGCCGCAGGGCAGATGGAGCAGTACCGACCCCCACCTGCAGTCCCAGCTCACCCAGAGCCAGGCCACGGCCCAGCGTCTCAGCCTTCTGCTCCACAACCAGGCCAAGCAAAGCCGGACCTTTGCTCTGGAAACAGAGAGACGCACCAGGATGCTTGAAGGCCAGTTACAGGCAGCACTTGCAAGCGTACAAACCTGCCAAGAAACACTTACATCTCTGCTAAGAAACTGTGGCAAAAGTAACACAAAAACTGACAGTGCACTCTATGAATTTGAGATGCAGTtagttgctgctgctgtctgcctCCGGCAGGGGGGGGTAGTGACTGAGGATCAACAGCGTGAGTGCTGTCGTTTTtacaaggagagagaagaactgATCGACTATAAAATTTCACCGGAAGGTAATGGTTTGGGAAGTGGACCATACAAGTTTCCCCACAGTTTGCTCTCGGAGGATGGAATGGAACCGTTTGGTCAACTGTTAACCTTGGAAGCATCAATAATGGAAAGAATGGTGTCAATCCTACAAAGTCAAAATATCTCCCATGGTTTGGCTGACCTTTTGCTCACTGTGGATGAGGCTGATGTTGCACAAATGTACAAAAGTGTGCTTTTAAGAAGAAACGCAATAGAAGAAGAGGAAAGAATTCAGATCAGAGAATCAGAGCAGGAAATGATTGAAAGTTCTATTCATAGGGTCTGTACTAGAGCAGAATTGACATATTTAGCTTTAAAATTATTGCGTCGTTATGAGGACGGACTCAAAGGAGACCTGAAAGCTGATGACTCGAGCACTGCTCATCTACAGCAAGACTTCGAATCCTGTAGTGTAAGTGATGAGCTTCCCTCTACTCACATGAGTCCGGCTGACATCAGTCCACCTGAGCTGGCCCCGTACGAGGAACACATGCAGCTCAAGGCCTCAAGCTTGGAAGAGGACGTACGGGAGAAGCTGCAGAATAGGGACACAGCTATCTTCTGTaagggcaaagcagagaaacaaCATGGCTGGGTGGAGAGTCTTGCAGCCCAGCTGCAGAGGAGAGCCACAGTCCTCCAGCAACTTTGCCAGAAAATCTCTAAACCAAAGATTAGTAATGTAGAACATGCCAGTGTGGATGACTCAGTCACAATCTCATACCCTCTGGAGCAGGTGTTAGTTCAGCTGCATATAACTTATGTGGTTTTCAGGTTGTTCACGGATTATGAAATAGAGTTGCAACATTgcaaaacagaaaataaaaacCTGCAGTCCCTGTTCCATGAGGAGCAGCTTGCTCTTCAGGAGGAGCGGCAGAACTTCAGCTACTGTTTGTCTTGTCTTCAGATGGATAACAACACTCTGAGAGAAAGTTTGGAGTTGGCTAACATAAAGAGAATGGCTGTAGAAAGCGAGACCCAGCAGAAAATAACTGTTCTTCTTGCAGATATTGACTCCATAGAGGACCGCCATGAGAGCCAAGTGCAAAAGCTAGAAGAGGTGTTCCAAAGAAAGCTGCGTGAACTGCAGCAGATCCACGAGGACGAAATGAAAGGACTACACAGACAACATTCCCAGTCTGGACTCAGTCCAGGCTCAGCCCTGCATGCAGATAAACTGGAAGTGGAAGGACATCAGTTGTTGGTGTCAACAATGAAGCAGCAAATCTCTGATTTTGAGACTCAAGTaaacacaataacaaagaaGCTACAATGCAATTACTTAGAAGGAGATGAAGTTGCCATGAGAGAGGCTTGTGAGAAATACTTGGAAACAGTGAAG GCATCCTGTGAACAAGGATATACTGCCATGGTGGAGGTTTATCAAAGGATAGTGGGTGACCTGCAGTGGCGGCACCAGTTGGAGGTGGCTACAATcctgaaagaaagagacagactctTGAAAGAGGAGACTTCTGCCACTGTTGCTGGTAAAACAAGCCCATTGTCACCACTGGTTG CAATTGAAGCAATGAAGAAAGCGCACAAGGAGGATATAAGGAGGAGTCATCAATCTCCAAACAGCAGCGTCAGCTCAGACATAAGGACTCTGCGTGCTCAGTATGA AGAGGAGCTTCAGTTGctgcagagagagctggaggtctTATCTGAGCAGTACTCTCAGAAGTGCCTGGAAAACTCTCAGATAAGCCAGGCCCTGGAATCGGAGAGAGAAGCCCTACTGCTGCTGAGAGACAACCAAGAACTCAGATCCCAGAAGCAG GCGCTGAATCAAAGACCGAAGACAAAGACAGAACAGGAGGTGAGTGGGGAGCAGACTGGCACAGAATACCAG GACAAGGCATATGTTACAGACAAGCTCAAAGCTCTTTACAATGAGCTGAGTGATACACCAGGCCTCACCCCAGGCCTCACTCCAGGCCTCACCCCAGGCCTCACCCCAGGCCTCACTCCAGGCCTCACTCTAAGGGGCGTCAGTACAGGAAGAGGAGTGAGCCTGGAGGAGACTCAGGTCAGACCCACTGCTGCTCCAGAATATG ACACGGGGACTTCCAAAAGCAATTCAGATTTTCTGGAAAAAGAAAACACCTTAAGCAGACAAATTAGTGGG AGTCTGAAAGAGGGTCTCTCTCCCCGAGAAAGCGTGCAGCTGTTTGAGTCTCTGGAGTAG